In Panicum virgatum strain AP13 chromosome 5K, P.virgatum_v5, whole genome shotgun sequence, the genomic window cttcttttggatctactagttccagcttacttgatcgtgcttctcgtctcctttgcctgtaaattttttctgtatcatcaacaaaattttcgggtttgttggagaggctcccgtccatctcttgttaggggttagtgaaaagaaaaaaatatacgagatctaaaagatgaatatacaagatctaaaacataaaagaaaaataaagcaaactctagattaaattgattttcgtggaatggATCCATTTTTTAGTTAgcacacaaaaaaaataagagttctaaaaaggtcaaaaataaaaatcaagaaaaagaaatatttacgaaagTAAGTAAGATTGGAtattaaatcgatggttccccggcaacggcgccagaaaagcttgttgacgctccttagcgtcctgatttgtataccgcaagcgcacggttcgtgtagcttttcccttagagtattcccccaacgTTTTTCAATCCACgaaaccaaagatacaagaaacaatctactaacatagagattcctttgtgttgagatggtgaaaaatgaATCTAATATACTAAaatgacaaacaccgaaggtagcaagagaaagttagagataaccaatctagatcacctagatcatgcatatgttgtagttccagctagatgtagtgaagcaagatagatgtgaatctcaatgaaaagcatctttaaacccaaaatctccaatccgatccttcgatacccccatctactaaagaaacgccctgtcacgacgcccccctttggacgaaagcacccagaagcaagtcgaaccccctttggtagttccgtcatgaacctctagccaccatgactacaaggtcatgctaagcgatctatctcgataatagatctaggatgaagcaaacccaaagaaaagaacgaaatcgaaagagagaacatggtcgctaaacatttggaatcacaagtaacttcaccatgaatgattgtacatcacaagatcacaaccggggccctaccttgatcttgatgatcctagctccagaactccgatgtggtcttccttgcaaggttcccacgtcggctagggaagcccctagacaactagcacgaccctcggctctccgagaggtgtccctctatcttctctgctccttggcatcgtctcgcgaattgatctccgcttgagcctcggagaggggtctttaaatagccccaagaaaccctaggtcgaaggggaggacGAGCAGCCCTGGaaaaggcctgggccggccggctcaatgggcccaggccggccggcctggcccatttcctTGCCGCCTcccgtcctcctttctccccaagtcttctggagttatgcctttcacgattgcaccccgtgggacgtcgttatcttcgagatatcttcgaggaaaaggataggatggaaaatccttccttaaatctctctttgctttgcttagccccgaagtatcttgatcttatcttgtgggctttgtcctttaggcttcattggagggtggatgtgcatgaatgggcctctagtCTTCATGgcctttggccttcgtctttcttcgtgtcatcgcgtgatcgtgggtctcgtcatttcatgctctaaaatTGGTCaataacctgcaaaaatgaagtacctccaaaatatttgtgcaaatgcgaaaacgaccaataatcgggccgaggttaggatggttagtgattttgatattaaattcatgccattatcaaagttaaataggggataaaattgatacttaaggagcgcaaACATCTGCTAAGCATACGCATCTATAATATAAATCGCTTCCTCAAAAAAATCTAAATCGCGTGAGGTGAGGCCGCAGCCGGCCTGCACTCTCGTGCTCCAATGAGGCCTTGTTCGGCTGGGATGAAAAGCGCTGGCTGGGCTGGTGTACAGTTCCTGCTGGCTGGACGCACTGTTCCTGCTGGGCACGCGAGTCGCGGTGGGAGAGAGGAGGCGCTGGGGCAGCGGGTTCACCAGCCGGCTGCCGAATGGCTGGGCTGGtgatcagcccagccagcccagCCACTCTCGCGCATCCGAACATGCGCAATGCGATCAATGTCGGCTGGAGGGTTTGGGTTCCTgtggaaagaacaaaaggacGCATGCATATAGTCATATAAGCAAAtgatctttttttaaaaaaatattcaaaatcTCGTGGTTCGGCGTATATTATTAATAAAGAGAAGAGAATTGATCTAGTTTATAGGTAACAAATATCACGCACGGACATCGCCTCGTACTACGAAAGAACGACCATCACCTGGAGGATGAAGCCATATTCAGGTTGTTCAATTTCTACATCCTACGACGACGGCCTTCTTCCTTCTCTCACTCAGAAGCTTCACGAGGTTTGGGTTGCCGGTGCAAGGATGGGTTTGGGGGCTTCAGGAGGTTTGGTTGCCGGGGATGGGGTCGTCTCCGGCCTACAAAGGAAGCTCAGCGTCGATAGGTAGCGGTGGTGGTGGGTTGTGGATGGGGCAGGCGAGGAGGCAAACACCGCCGAGCGCGGTCGTGGACAAGGCCCCGTTCGGATGGCTGGCTGGTGGAACAGTAACTGCTGGGGACTAATGTTGCTGCTGGAAACAGTCGAACGGCTGGATAAGCCACGAGTGCGCGAGCGCCGCTCGCTCCGCGAGTCCGCATCGCCATCCGCGACTCGCTCCGTAggcgccgcgccacctccccagAGCTCGGCCGGGCCACCACGTCGCGCCGGACGCACCTCTCGATCAGCCTGACCATCAAGGCCACGGCGTCCTACGGGCAGCTCCCCGCAGGCAGCGCCGGGTCCACGAGCTCCTCCAGCCTCGGTagcacgtcgccgccgccgccgtcgagctccttGGCCAGCTCCCGCAGCGCGGCGAACGGGTCGCCCACGCCGTCCCCCACCAGCTCCTCGGCGTCCTTTCCCGTGACTAGCTGCAGGAGCACCACGCCGAGCGAGTACACGTCGGCCCTCGGCGACACCACGCCGTGCTCCAGGTACTCCGGTGAGATGTACCCGCGCGTCCCCACGATGTGGCTCGTCATCGTGAACGGCGCCtcccgtcggcgccggcgccgcccgtgaTGGCCCGTGCGGCGCCGAAGCCCCGGAGCTTGGCGTGCGGCCCGTCGCCGGTGAGGAGCATGCTACCGCTGCTCACGTCCATGTGCATGCACGGCGGGCGCGCGTACTCGTGCAGGTACCGGAGCCCGACGTCGAGCCCGACTTGCAACCGTTGCGCccaggtcggcggcggcggcgccaccacgCCGCCAGAGCCAGCCGTGAGGAGGCGGCGGTCCCGGAGCGCGCCGTTTCCAGCCAGCCGCAGCTGTTTCCAGCAGCAACAGTAGTCCGCAGCAATTACTGTTCCACCAGCCGAACCATCCATTCCAGCCAGCCATCCGAACGGGGCCAATATGCGGAGGTGGTGGGGTCCCTGACGCTGGAGGTAGGTTAGAGAGGTGGGGTGGTGGCACATTGATGGCGGGAGCCATCAGAGGCGGTAGTGGAGGGTGCGGCGTGAGGGTGGGCAGCCCCAATGGTGGCGGTCAGCGGCGGTGAATCCAATGATTGTTGCTATCGGAGATGAAGGGCGGAGGGCAGTGCGGGGGAAGCGGTGATGACCGGTGGTGTTCAACGATGCAAGAAGCAAGAAGACGGTTCTGGGCTGCTTTAGGCGATGGGTGccagtttcatcaccatataATCACGCCCCAAATGTCTAGAGatacatacatttttttttattttgagctTCTATGTATGGAACTGAAGTGTTTCTCTATCTGCAGTTTCTATTTTGAAGGCGAGGCGGGATAACACGTCATTGAAAGGCGAAATCTACAAAAAGAAAAGCGCtcattttttcaaaaattgaaaAACGTTCGAatagtttcaaaaaaagaagATTTCAAATTGCCGAGTAGTTAGAAGCAATGGGTATTCATCATTTGGCCCGCAACATGAACATCTCTCACGAGCCTTGCCATACAGGCCGCCCCAGCAGAAATCTAGGCGCCCAAACAAACGGAGCCCGCGGCCCGTAGCGCTCAATCTGCTTGCCTcataatgttattattttttatggGGTCTCAGAAAGCTTTTCTTTTTGAAGAAAACCTCAGAAAGTTTCTAGTAGAAGTAACGCGATAGGCAGACGCACGGCTAAAAATAGACCCCAGAAGCTGGGGAACGGATTCCGGCGGCAGCTTTGCCAACTTCCGACGTGGCGACGACGTCTGTGTTAATATAAATCCGGCTCCGAGCCGTACCGTGCCGGGTTCAGCTATAAATGAATCCAATCCATAGACAGGCACGCGTCAATTGTTAGTTTCCCTCAACGCGCTCCAACATGGACTGGGCCGGGCTGCCGGCGGAGCTGCTGATCGAGTTCGCCGTTCGCCTGACCGTCATCGGCTGGCTCAACTTCCGCGCCGTGTGCGCgccgtggcggcgcgcggccgaaACGGCCCTGGCCGCCGGGTGCCTGCCTAGGCCCGAGCCCCCGTGGCTGATGCTGTCAGGACGACACGACTACCGccaccttcttctccttcctggACGGCCGCTGCCGCACGGCGCCTCTGCCGGAGCCGGCGATCCGGAGCCCCCTGTGGATCGGCTCGGCCCGCGGCTGGGTCGTGACCGCCGACGAGGAGTGCTCGCTGCACCTCCTCAACCCCATCACCGGCGCCCAGCTCCCGCTGCCGTGCATCACCACCATGGGCGGCTTCTTCCAGGCCCTGCCGCGAACCGCCGGTGGCAAAGCGACCGGGTTTCTGTTCGACGAGAGCTCATTCCTGGCGGTCCATTGGCCGGAGAGAGCCTTCTACGAGCATGCACGGCCAGACGAGATACCCATTGATCGAATGCCGCAGCGCTTCCTCCGCAAGGCCGTACCCCTACGGGACCCAGCAtcaggctgcggcggcgacggcgagcacctcGTCGTGATGATCCACGGACCCAGGTACAAGCTCGCGTTCGCGCGCCGGAGAGATGCGAGGTGGGTGACGCTGCCGTCGCCGTACCTGTTCGAGGACGTCATACTTCACAAGGGGCAGCTGTACGCGATGACGGCATGCGGCGCGCTCCTCGTCTGGGAGCCGGACGGCGAGACGTTCAGGTCGCGGGTCGCTGTCCCGGAGCACGATGAAGGCGAGGAGTACGTCGTCTTCAGGAAGTACCTGGCAGAGTCGCTGGATGGTGACCTGGTGCTGGTATGGAGGGAGCACAGGAGCAGCAATGGCGGGGACGGAGAGTCTGATGACAGCAGCacgagcgacgacgacgacggcggtgaCTATGCCAAGCCCGATCCGACCGTAGGATTCCAAGTATTCGTCCTCCGCGAGGGCCGTCAGGGAAGACGCGAGTGGAAGGAGCTGCGCGATCTTGGAGGCGCCGCACTTTTCATTGGCTACAACTCGGCGGTGTTCTTCCCAGCCGGTGAGGTCCCCGGTTTGCTACCTGACTGTATCTACTTCACGGATGACACGGTAGGCATCATCTCCTGCCGTAACAAGCAGGAGCCCCGCGACATGGGGGTTTTCACTTTTCAGCATGAAGAACAAAGCCGTAACGCTGATGCCATAAGTGGACCTGCACTCAAACCATTGGCCCCCGCCCATTTGGGTCACGCCATCTATAGATATTGTGAAGGTGTAGATAAATCACACAAGTTCCAAATGTATACAGTATACTTCCGAAATTGTTTTTTTACTCACgtgcaaaaacaagttattttaccctat contains:
- the LOC120710129 gene encoding uncharacterized protein LOC120710129, translated to MDWAGLPAELLIEFAVRLTVIGWLNFRADDTTTATFFSFLDGRCRTAPLPEPAIRSPLWIGSARGWVVTADEECSLHLLNPITGAQLPLPCITTMGGFFQALPRTAGGKATGFLFDESSFLAVHWPERAFYEHARPDEIPIDRMPQRFLRKAVPLRDPASGCGGDGEHLVVMIHGPRYKLAFARRRDARWVTLPSPYLFEDVILHKGQLYAMTACGALLVWEPDGETFRSRVAVPEHDEGEEYVVFRKYLAESLDGDLVLVWREHRSSNGGDGESDDSSTSDDDDGGDYAKPDPTVGFQVFVLREGRQGRREWKELRDLGGAALFIGYNSAVFFPAGEVPGLLPDCIYFTDDTVGIISCRNKQEPRDMGVFTFQHEEQSRA